In the Verrucomicrobiia bacterium genome, one interval contains:
- a CDS encoding trehalase family glycosidase yields MDEKQGQANSDQPTGENFLEAAQTVLAHNDHGTHTVPVGGGMYPHQWLWDSCFIAIGLSHYNVERAQTEILSLLGGQWANGMIPNIIHSQGRHGRDGNIWRSWLNPNAPDDVSTSGITQPPMVAEAVVRIGQKLPKAEKRSWYQSVFPALLAYHEWIYADRDPHGEGLALLVHPWETGLDNTPPWMAELHDHQLAFWITAIDKLHLVPLINLLRRDTHFIHAAQRIGTIDALALYSTQRRLRRKNYDTKRILAHSMFTIEDVTFNSILIRANQNLEAIAKYIRKELPEELVVHMRKTEKSLESLWDPYSLQYYSREFVSHRLLKVPSIGTLMPLYAGTVTKERAKQLVKMIENEHLFGAHYPIPTAPLNSEWFNPHRYWQGPTWVNTNWLIIDGLKRYGYNDHAEALKEATLEMVHNAGFWEYFSPVDGSPAGAENFGWTAALTIDLLKS; encoded by the coding sequence ATGGACGAAAAACAGGGCCAGGCAAATTCCGACCAGCCCACCGGCGAAAACTTTCTTGAGGCAGCTCAGACTGTGTTGGCTCATAACGATCACGGGACACACACGGTGCCGGTCGGTGGTGGTATGTACCCCCATCAGTGGCTATGGGACAGCTGTTTTATTGCAATTGGGCTGAGCCACTACAACGTCGAGCGTGCCCAGACTGAAATACTGAGCCTGCTTGGCGGACAGTGGGCTAACGGCATGATCCCAAACATTATTCATAGCCAAGGGCGTCATGGCCGCGACGGCAATATCTGGCGCAGCTGGCTCAACCCCAATGCTCCGGACGACGTCAGCACTAGCGGTATCACCCAACCCCCCATGGTCGCCGAGGCTGTGGTGCGTATAGGCCAGAAACTCCCCAAGGCCGAGAAACGCAGTTGGTATCAATCCGTCTTTCCGGCGTTGTTGGCCTACCACGAATGGATTTATGCAGACCGTGATCCACACGGCGAAGGCCTGGCCCTGCTGGTACACCCCTGGGAGACCGGCCTAGACAACACCCCGCCCTGGATGGCCGAACTGCATGATCACCAACTGGCCTTTTGGATTACAGCCATAGACAAGCTGCACCTGGTGCCGCTCATAAATCTGCTACGGCGCGACACGCACTTTATTCACGCTGCTCAGCGTATCGGCACCATTGATGCCCTGGCTTTGTACAGCACACAACGTCGGCTGCGTCGTAAAAATTATGATACCAAGCGCATCCTGGCCCATTCTATGTTCACCATAGAGGATGTAACCTTTAATTCTATTTTGATACGTGCCAACCAAAACCTAGAAGCCATTGCTAAATATATTCGCAAAGAGCTGCCAGAAGAGCTGGTGGTCCACATGCGTAAGACCGAGAAGTCGCTGGAATCGCTGTGGGACCCATATTCATTGCAGTACTATTCCAGGGAGTTTGTGTCACATCGGCTGCTCAAAGTACCGAGTATCGGCACGCTCATGCCCCTGTATGCCGGCACCGTTACGAAGGAACGAGCCAAGCAGCTGGTCAAAATGATAGAGAACGAGCATCTGTTTGGTGCTCATTACCCCATCCCAACGGCACCCCTAAACAGTGAGTGGTTTAACCCGCACCGCTACTGGCAAGGCCCCACTTGGGTAAACACCAACTGGCTGATCATAGATGGACTGAAGCGATACGGTTATAACGACCATGCCGAAGCGCTAAAAGAAGCTACCCTAGAAATGGTCCATAATGCTGGATTTTGGGAATACTTCAGCCCGGTAGACGGTTCACCAGCCGGCGCCGAGAACTTTGGCTGGACGGCTGCTCTGACAATTGACCTGCTGAAAAGCTAG
- a CDS encoding YajQ family cyclic di-GMP-binding protein: protein MAQFSFDIVSEYDKAEMNNVFDQTQREIAGRYDFKGTPAQLEWLNGDKTGFKVTGTSDWQIDAILDIVRKKLAARSQSQKVLDTTREAVVANLKTTKEVPFKQGLDQDKAKQITKLIRDEYPKVKSQIQGDAVRVTSGSKDDLQSVMQIIQGKEFDFPLNFTNYR, encoded by the coding sequence ATGGCACAGTTCTCGTTTGACATAGTGAGTGAATACGACAAGGCCGAGATGAACAACGTCTTTGACCAAACCCAGCGCGAGATTGCGGGCCGCTATGACTTCAAGGGCACGCCGGCACAACTCGAGTGGCTGAATGGGGATAAAACAGGATTTAAAGTAACCGGCACCAGTGACTGGCAAATAGACGCCATCCTAGACATCGTGCGTAAAAAGCTGGCCGCCCGTAGCCAAAGCCAGAAAGTTCTGGACACCACCCGAGAAGCAGTGGTGGCTAACCTGAAAACTACCAAAGAGGTGCCATTTAAACAGGGCCTAGACCAGGACAAGGCCAAGCAGATCACCAAGCTGATCCGCGACGAATATCCCAAGGTCAAATCTCAGATCCAAGGTGACGCAGTCCGCGTGACCAGTGGCAGCAAGGACGACTTGCAGTCAGTCATGCAGATCATACAGGGCAAAGAATTCGACTTTCCACTAAACTTCACCAATTATCGTTAG
- a CDS encoding phenylalanine--tRNA ligase subunit alpha yields the protein MSYQNQKIAETAEVLKARLSQLDTKADILKATELKALYAEVRTLPADQRASFGKEINQLKTDLEHLIAQHSDTAEQLEPIDVTAPFDVNVGDQKPALLPSQNGTKHPLMTELDTILDIFYRMGFNAIESRQLDDDYHMFESLNFPADHPARDDYDTFMTTEGLIAPAHTSTMQNRVLSANKERLENGQPISYVIPGRVFRNEDLDARHEHTFYQLEGVYVGKDIHAGHLIAVLQTFFETYYGKKMEVKTQPFYFPFTEPSFEFAIACPFCDKAGCNICGEGWLELLGCGMIHPNVLKMAGIDSNEYTGFAWGGGIERLVMIKHNVEDIRHFESGKLDFLRQFS from the coding sequence ATGAGTTACCAAAATCAGAAGATTGCCGAAACTGCTGAAGTGCTCAAAGCTCGGCTGAGCCAGCTCGATACCAAAGCCGATATTTTAAAGGCCACAGAGCTGAAGGCTTTGTATGCAGAAGTTCGCACATTGCCAGCTGATCAGCGGGCCAGTTTTGGCAAAGAAATAAATCAGCTCAAGACTGACCTAGAACATCTCATAGCCCAGCACAGTGATACCGCCGAACAGCTAGAACCCATAGATGTCACGGCACCATTCGATGTAAATGTAGGCGACCAAAAACCCGCACTTCTGCCCAGCCAAAATGGCACCAAGCATCCACTGATGACCGAGCTAGACACTATTCTGGATATTTTTTACCGCATGGGGTTCAACGCTATAGAGTCTCGGCAGCTCGATGACGACTACCACATGTTCGAGAGCCTCAACTTTCCGGCCGATCATCCTGCCCGTGACGACTACGACACCTTTATGACCACCGAAGGTTTGATTGCGCCGGCCCACACCAGCACCATGCAAAATAGGGTGTTGTCGGCCAACAAAGAGCGGTTAGAAAACGGCCAACCGATTTCGTACGTCATTCCTGGTCGCGTCTTTCGCAACGAAGACCTGGATGCTCGACACGAACATACCTTTTATCAGTTAGAAGGTGTTTATGTGGGCAAAGATATTCATGCTGGGCACCTGATTGCGGTACTCCAGACTTTTTTCGAGACCTACTACGGCAAAAAAATGGAGGTCAAAACCCAGCCCTTCTACTTCCCATTTACAGAACCTAGCTTTGAGTTCGCCATAGCCTGCCCATTTTGCGACAAGGCTGGCTGTAATATCTGCGGCGAAGGCTGGCTGGAATTGCTAGGCTGCGGCATGATCCACCCCAATGTGCTCAAGATGGCCGGCATAGATTCCAACGAATACACCGGCTTTGCGTGGGGTGGAGGTATCGAACGTCTGGTCATGATAAAGCACAACGTAGAAGACATCCGCCACTTCGAATCAGGCAAACTAGACTTCCTAAGGCAATTTTCATGA
- a CDS encoding DUF5674 family protein, with translation MKIVDKISVAELTQMAQKMFGELVKADVDIAKKIVVIDMPMHYDGEAHLLEKGSKQSDLWGINLHPADYGTDDFIEFDSMINIRPSQGNASKDVLDPLVRQKIIRIVSEVVHE, from the coding sequence ATGAAAATTGTTGACAAGATTTCCGTTGCCGAGCTCACGCAAATGGCACAAAAAATGTTTGGTGAGCTCGTTAAGGCAGATGTCGACATAGCCAAAAAGATTGTCGTTATTGACATGCCTATGCATTATGACGGCGAGGCTCATTTACTGGAAAAAGGATCAAAGCAAAGCGACCTATGGGGCATCAACCTACACCCGGCAGACTATGGTACGGACGATTTCATCGAATTCGACTCTATGATTAATATTCGTCCGTCCCAGGGCAATGCCTCCAAGGATGTGCTTGATCCACTAGTGCGGCAAAAAATTATCCGCATTGTCAGTGAGGTTGTCCATGAGTAG
- a CDS encoding pyridoxamine 5'-phosphate oxidase family protein, translated as MNTDVEKIIREYIDKSLHMSLATVSGDRPWVCEVHFAYDDNLNLYFRSLKSRRHSQEISINPHVAGTIVKQHGLDDAPHGIYFEGTAELQEDQSRFPEYYEYFKQRQKVDEGIIEQAKQEDGHKFYKITVEKWYAFGKFGEEKAIKHTLDWNGGQK; from the coding sequence ATGAATACAGACGTAGAAAAAATAATCAGAGAATATATAGACAAGTCACTGCATATGTCGCTGGCTACGGTCAGTGGCGACCGACCATGGGTATGCGAGGTCCACTTTGCCTATGACGACAACTTAAATCTGTATTTCCGTTCGCTCAAGTCACGTCGGCACAGCCAAGAAATCAGCATAAATCCCCACGTTGCCGGCACTATTGTCAAACAGCACGGCCTGGACGATGCCCCCCATGGTATCTATTTTGAGGGCACAGCCGAACTGCAAGAAGACCAAAGTCGTTTCCCGGAATATTATGAATACTTCAAGCAGCGCCAAAAAGTAGACGAAGGCATCATAGAACAGGCCAAGCAAGAGGACGGCCACAAATTCTACAAAATCACCGTAGAAAAGTGGTACGCCTTTGGAAAGTTCGGCGAAGAAAAAGCGATCAAGCATACGCTTGACTGGAACGGTGGCCAAAAATGA
- the pheT gene encoding phenylalanine--tRNA ligase subunit beta — translation MKVSLNWIKQFTDVNISIDELVTKIGAQLGAVEEVTDLGKKYQGILVAKVMSCQKHTNADKLNVCLIDDGGKAEGVTRNQDGHVQVVCGAPNVRAGLTVAWLPPGATVPSTYDKDPFVLEAREIRGTVSNGMLASAKELALGDNHDGIVELDTPAEPGTSFAEAYELDDHIIEIENKMFTHRPDCFGILGVAREIAGIQNIPFKSPDWYVRSLDRIKPGAKTLPLEVRNEAGALVPRFMAIALADVQMGPSPLIIQTYLSRVGLKPINNIVDVTNYLMVLTGQPLHAYDYDKVVAKSGTVPTLIARQATGEKIKLLNGKEPVIEAPTVVIATDKEAIGVGGAMGGADTEVDDDTKNIILECANFDMYAIRRTAMKYGLFTDAVTRFNKGQSPLQNDIVLEEAVTTVAYVSNGSAASQVFDVKSQLQKPAPVQVTSDFINVRLGLQLPAEDMARLLENVELVVEVHGDELSVTPPYWRTDIEIAEDVVEEVGRLYGFDHLPLELPVQSIKPVTQDALFDLKSQIRQSLATAGANELLTYSFVHGDLLAKTGQNREQAFQLSNALSPDLQYFRLSLTPSLLDKVHPNIKAGYGQFALFEIGKSHIRGQQDRVEQQVPLELNALSLVITADPKAATNLQGAAFYQAKQYLSVLLKNLGVTDICIEPITDELSDQSVMGIVAAPYNRARSAVIKNHQGHAMGIVGEFKPSVAKALKLPAHTAGFEVGLHALKTQQQSSYHPLSKFPSVQQDISLRITADIDYARLHDELQAGLAELDDSHLQTRLEPLDIYQKDDVKHITFRLTATHHQKTLKSTEINHLLDNLAERVSQNLGAERL, via the coding sequence ATGAAAGTTAGTCTGAATTGGATCAAGCAGTTTACAGACGTCAATATATCTATTGACGAGCTCGTAACCAAGATTGGTGCCCAGCTAGGTGCTGTAGAAGAAGTGACCGATCTGGGTAAAAAGTATCAAGGCATTTTGGTGGCCAAGGTGATGTCGTGCCAGAAGCATACCAACGCCGACAAACTAAACGTTTGTCTGATAGACGACGGCGGCAAGGCCGAAGGCGTCACTCGTAACCAAGACGGTCATGTGCAAGTGGTCTGTGGCGCACCAAATGTCCGCGCCGGGCTGACTGTTGCGTGGCTGCCGCCGGGTGCCACCGTGCCCAGCACGTATGACAAAGATCCATTTGTGTTAGAAGCGCGCGAAATACGCGGGACCGTTAGCAACGGCATGCTGGCTAGCGCCAAAGAGCTGGCGCTTGGTGACAACCACGACGGTATTGTCGAACTGGACACACCAGCAGAGCCTGGTACCTCGTTTGCCGAAGCCTACGAGCTGGACGATCATATTATCGAGATAGAGAACAAGATGTTCACCCACCGGCCCGATTGCTTTGGCATCTTGGGTGTGGCCCGCGAAATAGCCGGTATCCAGAACATTCCGTTCAAGAGCCCGGACTGGTACGTGCGCTCGCTAGACCGCATAAAGCCTGGTGCAAAAACACTGCCGCTAGAGGTCCGCAACGAGGCTGGCGCCTTGGTGCCACGCTTTATGGCTATTGCCCTAGCAGACGTGCAAATGGGCCCGAGCCCACTCATCATCCAGACCTACCTGAGCCGAGTGGGGCTGAAACCTATCAACAACATTGTTGACGTTACCAACTACCTGATGGTTCTCACCGGACAGCCGTTGCATGCCTACGACTACGACAAAGTTGTAGCCAAGAGCGGCACCGTTCCTACTCTTATCGCCCGGCAAGCCACCGGCGAGAAGATCAAGCTGCTCAACGGCAAAGAACCTGTCATCGAAGCCCCGACCGTGGTGATCGCAACCGACAAAGAAGCCATTGGCGTCGGTGGGGCCATGGGCGGAGCCGACACAGAAGTAGACGACGACACCAAGAACATCATTCTGGAGTGTGCCAACTTTGACATGTACGCGATTCGGCGGACAGCCATGAAATACGGCTTGTTTACCGACGCCGTAACACGATTCAACAAAGGCCAAAGCCCGCTGCAAAATGACATAGTACTGGAAGAAGCCGTTACAACTGTTGCCTATGTATCCAATGGTAGTGCCGCCAGCCAAGTCTTTGACGTTAAATCACAGCTGCAAAAACCAGCCCCCGTGCAGGTAACCAGCGACTTCATCAATGTGCGACTCGGCTTGCAGCTGCCCGCCGAGGATATGGCACGCCTGTTAGAGAACGTAGAACTAGTAGTAGAGGTGCACGGCGACGAATTGTCGGTCACGCCACCCTATTGGCGCACCGATATAGAGATTGCCGAGGACGTCGTAGAAGAAGTAGGGCGCCTGTACGGTTTTGACCACTTGCCGTTGGAGCTGCCCGTACAATCTATCAAGCCCGTCACCCAAGACGCTTTGTTTGACCTAAAGTCACAGATTCGTCAGAGTTTGGCAACTGCTGGTGCCAACGAACTACTCACCTACAGCTTTGTGCACGGTGATCTCTTGGCCAAAACAGGACAGAACAGAGAACAGGCTTTTCAACTGAGCAATGCCCTCAGCCCAGACCTGCAATATTTCCGCCTCAGCCTGACACCCAGTTTGCTCGACAAAGTGCACCCCAACATCAAGGCCGGCTACGGTCAGTTTGCACTGTTCGAGATTGGTAAGTCCCACATAAGAGGACAGCAGGATCGCGTCGAGCAGCAGGTACCCCTCGAACTAAATGCTCTCAGTCTGGTAATTACCGCCGATCCTAAGGCAGCAACAAACCTACAGGGCGCAGCCTTTTACCAGGCCAAACAATATCTGTCGGTTCTGCTGAAAAACCTTGGAGTGACAGACATATGCATCGAGCCAATTACCGACGAGCTGTCCGACCAGTCAGTCATGGGTATCGTAGCTGCGCCTTACAATCGGGCCCGAAGTGCAGTGATCAAGAATCACCAAGGCCACGCCATGGGGATCGTTGGCGAGTTCAAGCCGTCAGTTGCCAAGGCACTCAAACTGCCCGCACACACTGCCGGTTTCGAAGTAGGATTGCACGCCCTTAAGACGCAGCAGCAATCTTCTTATCATCCCTTGTCTAAGTTCCCTAGTGTTCAGCAAGACATTTCGCTCCGAATAACTGCTGACATCGACTATGCGCGTTTGCATGACGAGCTGCAGGCCGGGCTGGCCGAGCTAGACGATAGCCACCTGCAAACTAGGCTAGAGCCCTTAGACATCTACCAAAAAGATGACGTAAAACACATTACCTTCCGCCTGACAGCAACCCATCACCAAAAGACAC